The following coding sequences are from one Salvia hispanica cultivar TCC Black 2014 chromosome 3, UniMelb_Shisp_WGS_1.0, whole genome shotgun sequence window:
- the LOC125211011 gene encoding protein FAM133-like, translating into MKQWIDDRFDQMEKPQGCNPKSAKAVAEIAVKNKKKKKYFGGGSSSMLDTGVAGDGISTSNQEDSVMPSEGSREKRDVPIRPHSDANKPVKSEMKKNSVEASASKLQANPYSSKTMAPKRLKMKKSPSSNEETSDGDNDGSKSPSGDERRRKKKRSKKRKQKYWQSRSAESSSSDGDRKRRNRRKCRRESSSESSDFGRRSSRRHHRSRQSHHRHEQHHSG; encoded by the exons ATGAAGCAGTGGATAGACGACCGGTTTGATCAG ATGGAAAAACCTCAAGGTTGCAACCCAAAAAGTGCTAAAGCTGTTGCTGAGATTGCTGTCaagaataaaaagaagaagaagtacTTTGGTGGGGGCTCATCTTCAAT GTTAGACACTGGTGTAGCTGGCGACGGAATATCAACTTCTAATCAAGAGGATTCTGTGATGCCTAGTGAGGGAAGTCGAGAAAAACGCGATGTCCCCATTCGGCCTCATAGTGATGCTAACAAG CCAGTTAAGTCTGAGATGAAGAAGAATTCAG TTGAAGCCAGTGCATCCAAGTTGCAAGCCAACCCTTATTCAAGCAAGACGATGGCGCCGAAGAGGTTGAAAATGAAGAAGTCTCCTTCGTCCAACGAAGAAACAAGTGATGGTGATAATGACGGAAGCAAATCGCCTTCTGGCGAcgagaggaggaggaagaagaagaggagcaAGAAACGGAAGCAGAAGTATTGGCAGTCGCGTTCGGCTGAAAGCTCAAGTAGTGACGGTGATCGGAAGAGGAGAAATAGACGCAAGTGTCGTCGGGAAAGTTCCTCCGAGTCGTCTGATTTCGGCCGTCGATCCAGTCGGCGGCACCATCGTTCCCGTCAGAGCCACCATCGCCACGAACAACATCACTCCGGTTGA
- the LOC125210799 gene encoding ABC transporter G family member 14-like, which translates to MPLSSVAPKPENECPESATDPPTRMEASTTAYLPYPMQKNSQFLQRTLYPITIKFEEVVYKVNCERKGSCGGTSTTKEKTILNGVTGMVSPGELLAMLGPSGSGKTTLLTALGGRLSGSLSGKITYNSQPLSGSIKRRTGFVAQDDVLYQHLNVFETLLFTALLRLPKSLTREEKVEHVEHVIAELGLTKCRNSMIGGPLFRGISGGEKKRVSIGQEMLINPSLLLLDEPTSGLDSTAAHRIIKTLKGLASGGRTVITTIHQPSSRLYYMFDKVVLLSDGTPIYYGLTSVALEYFSSIGFSTSITVNPADLLLDLANGIGPDAQHDAEDSENPQQDPKSVREFLATSYDKNISTRLKSELCSSEISSYNNKEAFTRNRGNSEKWCTSWWNQFKILLIRGLRERRFEAFNKLRIFQVVSMAILGGLLWWQTPAAHIDDRVAMLFFFSVFWGFYPLYNAVFTFPQERRMLIKERSSGMYRFSAYFLARTVGDLPMELALPTAFTLIFYWMGGLKPDPSTFILSLLVVLLSVLVAQSLGLAFGAILMDVKQAATLASVTTLVFLIAGGYYVKQIPPFIEWLKYLSFSYYSYKLLLGVHYNENDYYECSKGVYCRVSDHPAIKAVGLSHLWMDISVMVLMLIIYRLLAYIAVHRVH; encoded by the exons ATGCCCCTCTCTTCTGTGGCTCCAAAACCAGAAAATGAGTGCCCAGAATCAGCCACAGATCCTCCAACTAGGATGGAAGCCTCTACCACAGCTTATCTTCCTTACCCCATGCAGAAGAACTCACAGTTCTTACAACGGACTTTATACCCCATAACTATAAAg TTTGAAGAAGTTGTTTACAAGGTCAACTGTGAAAGGAAAGGAAGCTGTGGAGGAACATCAACCACTAAAGAGAAAACAATACTCAACGGAGTAACAGGCATGGTTAGTCCAGGAGAGCTACTGGCAATGCTCGGCCCCTCAGGAAGTGGCAAAACCACCCTCCTCACAGCCCTCGGAGGCCGCCTTTCTGGAAGCTTGTCAGGGAAGATCACTTACAACAGTCAGCCACTGTCAGGATCAATCAAACGTCGGACAGGATTTGTTGCACAGGACGATGTTCTATATCAACATCTCAATGTCTTTGAAACTCTTCTGTTTACTGCACTGCTGAGGCTACCCAAAAGCCTGACCAGAGAAGAGAAAGTAGAGCACGTGGAGCATGTTATAGCAGAGCTTGGGTTAACCAAGTGCCGGAACAGCATGATAGGAGGGCCACTTTTCAGAGGAATATCAGGTGGAGAGAAGAAGAGGGTGAGTATAGGTCAAGAAATGTTGATTAACCCGAGTTTGCTGTTGTTAGATGAGCCAACTTCAGGGCTTGATTCGACAGCAGCTCACCGCATCATAAAGACACTCAAAGGGTTAGCGAGTGGAGGTCGAACTGTCATAACCACTATTCATCAGCCCTCTAGCCGTCTCTACTACATGTTCGACAAAGTAGTTTTGCTCTCTGATGGCACTCCGATTTACTATGGCCTCACATCAGTTGCCTTGGAGTATTTCTCTTCCATTGGGTTCTCAACATCCATCACAGTCAATCCTGCTGATCTCTTGCTTGATCTTGCTAACG GAATTGGACCTGATGCCCAACATGATGCTGAGGACAGTGAAAACCCACAACAAGATCCAAAATCTGTGAGGGAATTTCTTGCAACTTCTTATGACAAGAACATCTCTACAAGGCTAAAAAGCGAGCTATGTAGTTCAGAAATTAGCAGCTACAATAACAAAGAGGCATTTACAA GGAATCGAGGGAATTCTGAGAAATGGTGTACATCTTGGTGGAATCAATTTAAGATCCTCCTTATAAGGGGACTAAGGGAGCGGAGATTTGAAGCCTTCAACAAGTTAAGAATATTCCAAGTCGTGAGTATGGCAATACTTGGAGGGCTTTTATGGTGGCAGACTCCAGCGGCTCACATTGATGACCGT GTCGCTATGCTATTCTTTTTCTCAGTTTTTTGGGGCTTCTACCCCCTCTACAACGCTGTTTTCACCTTCCCTCAAGAAAGAAGGATGCTGATCAAGGAAAGGTCATCTGGTATGTACCGCTTCTCCGCCTACTTTCTAGCCAGAACAGTGGGAGATCTGCCAATGGAACTCGCCCTCCCAACAGCCTTCACACTCATCTTCTACTGGATGGGAGGCCTCAAACCAGACCCATCCACCTTCATCCTCTCCCTACTGGTAGTCCTCTTGAGTGTCCTCGTGGCACAGAGCCTTGGCCTGGCCTTCGGGGCCATACTAATGGACGTCAAACAAGCCGCGACTCTAGCCTCAGTAACAACCCTAGTGTTCCTAATCGCCGGAGGCTACTATGTGAAGCAAATCCCCCCATTCATAGAATGGCTAAAGTATCTAAGCTTCAGCTACTACTCCTACAAGCTTCTCCTAGGCGTACACTACAACGAGAACGACTACTACGAATGCTCAAAGGGGGTCTACTGCCGAGTTTCAGATCATCCTGCGATTAAAGCAGTAGGTTTAAGCCATTTATGGATGGACATATCCGTGATGGTTCTGATGCTAATAATTTACCGATTACTTGCATATATCGCTGTGCACAGGGTGCATTGA
- the LOC125215220 gene encoding uncharacterized zinc finger CCHC domain-containing protein At4g19190, producing the protein MEDGGGGGFRSSKKDKEGEVDYKTKAGTAWSHSFLNQKPWHPLSYPNQRRKWIAEQTHSQNQRRAEEVAREYAQQQDFLRQTALLSHKEKEKLEMMQAVSFLYVKPPGYNAESAKAAEIADEKRKLEQSLEEASSSMKMENEPPAGEKKKPVPKDVFGRKLPTEEQFEVLKNAPKLDTGVAGRAKPFGVEIRNVKCLRCGNYGHQSGDRECPLKDAIMPNEESRLKRDDPLTAILAQTDAGEPLKWELKQQPGMSPPRGGFNPDDPNQQIVAEDIFDEYGGFLSEVNIPELLTNFSTTKAKKKKKKKSDKSKYTNTRRSPSPDEQTRHNEGSESSSGDERREKVKRSHKRKEEEEIRDGEGRTSSFVDERRGRVKKRHERKKKKLEQSESSPSESSDSNRRRRRGTRHKHRHSSSSEASDSDDRGRRRHHHRGTRHKHRHSSSSEASDSDDRGRRRHHHRHSRHSHRHQH; encoded by the exons ATGGAGGACGGTGGTGGCGGAGGGTTCCGATCAAGCAAGAAGGACAAAGAAGGCGAAGTCGACTACAAGACCAAGGCCGGAACGGCGTGGTCCCATTCCTTTCTCAACCAGAAGCCGTGGCATCCGCTCTCCTACCCTAACCAGCGCCGCAAATGGATCGCCGAGCAAACTCACTCTCAGAATCAGCGCCGCGCCGAGGAGGTCGCGCGCGAG TATGCACAACAGCAGGATTTTCTTCGGCAGACTGCGCTTCTTTCACATAAGGAGAAGGAAAAG TTGGAAATGATGCAAGCTGTAAGctttttatatgtaaaaccTCCTGGTTACAATGCCGAAAGTGCTAAAGCTGCTGAGATTGCTGATGAGAAAAGGAAGCTAGAGCAATCTCTTGAAGAGGCATCGTCTTCCAT GAAGATGGAAAATGAACCTCCTGCAGGGGAGAAAAAGAAACCAGTGCCAAAAGATGTTTTTGGTCGTAAATTACCTACTGAAGAACAATTTGAGGTTCTAAAAAATGCTCCAAA GTTAGATACTGGGGTTGCTGGCCGGGCAAAACCATTTGGAGTTGAAATTCGCAATGTGAAATGTCTTAGATGTGGGAACTATGGGCATCAAAGTGGTGATCGTGAATGTCCATTAAAGGATGCAATAATGCCTAACGAGGAAAGTAGATTAAAACGGGATGACCCTTTAACAGCCATTCTAGCTCAAACTGATGCTGGTGAG CCTTTAAAATGGGAGCTGAAGCAGCAGCCCGGAATGAGCCCTCCTCGTGGAGGTTTCAATCCCGACGATCCCAATCAGCAGATAGTTGCCGAGGACATTTTTGATGAGTACGGAG GATTTCTAAGTGAAGTCAACATACCAGAGTTGCTAACCAACTTCTCTACAACAAaagcaaagaagaagaagaaaaagaagtcaGACAAGAGCAAGTATACGAACACTAGACGGTCTCCTTCACCAGATGAACAAACAAGACACAATGAAGGGAGTGAATCATCATCTGGAGATGAGAGgagggaaaaagtaaagagaagtCATAAGAGgaaggaggaggaagaaatACGGGATGGTGAAGGGAGGACATCATCATTTGTCGACGAGAGGAGGGGAAGAGTAAAGAAAAGACatgagaggaagaagaagaagctagAGCAATCCGAGTCAAGTCCATCCGAAAGCTCAGATAGCAATAGGCGTCGGAGAAGGGGAACCAGACACAAGCATCGGCATTCAAGCTCCTCCGAGGCATCTGACTCTGATGATCGGGGACGTAGACGCCATCACCATCGGGGAACCAGACACAAGCATCGGCATTCAAGCTCCTCCGAGGCATCTGACTCTGATGATCGGGGACGTAGACGCCATCACCATCGGCACAGTCGGCATAGTCATCGGCATCAACACTGA